A single Apodemus sylvaticus chromosome 20, mApoSyl1.1, whole genome shotgun sequence DNA region contains:
- the Abhd17a gene encoding alpha/beta hydrolase domain-containing protein 17A: MNGLSVSELCCLFCCPPCPGRIAAKLAFLPPEPTYSLVPEPEPGPGGAGAAPSGPLRTSAANPGRWKIHLTERADFQYGQRELDTIEVFVTKSARANRIACMYVRCVPGARYTVLFSHGNAVDLGQMCSFYVGLGTRISCNIFSYDYSGYGISSGRPSEKNLYADIDAAWQALRTRYGISPDSIILYGQSIGTVPTVDLASRYECAAVVLHSPLTSGMRVAFPDTKKTYCFDAFPNIEKVSKITSPVLIIHGTEDEVIDFSHGLALYERCPKAVEPLWVEGAGHNDIELYSQYLERLRRFISQELPSQRT, from the exons ATGAACGGCCTGTCGGTGAGCGAGCTCTGTTGCCTGTTCTGCTGCCCACCCTGCCCGGGCCGCATCGCCGCCAAGCTCGCCTTCCTGCCTCCCGAGCCCACCTACTCTCTGGTACCTGAACCCGAACCGGGGCCCGGCGGGGCCGGCGCTGCCCCCTCGGGTCCCCTGCGGACCTCAGCGGCCAACCCCGGGCGCTGGAAGATCCACCTGACAGAGCGCGCTGACTTCCAGTACGGCCAGCGCGAGCTGGACACCATCGAGGTCTTCGTGACCAAGAGCGCGCGCGCCAACCGCAtcgcctgcatgtatgtgcgCTGTGTACCGGGTGCCAG GTACACAGTTCTCTTCTCGCATGGCAATGCAGTGGACCTGGGCCAGATGTGCAGCTTCTATGTTGGCCTGGGCACGCGCATCAGCTGCAACATCTTCTCTTATGACTACTCCGGCTACGGGATCAGCTCTGGGCGGCCGTCGGAGAAGAACCTCTATGCTGACATTGATGCAGCCTGGCAGGCCCTGCGTACTAG GTACGGCATCAGCCCAGACAGTATCATCCTATATGGCCAGAGCATTGGCACTGTGCCCACAGTGGATCTGGCGTCACGCTACGAGTGTGCTGCAGTGGTCCTGCACTCGCCTCTCACCTCGGGCATGCGGGTGGCCTTCCCTGACACCAAGAAGACCTACTGCTTCGATGCTTTCCCTAA CATCGAGAAGGTGTCCAAGATCACATCACCGGTGCTCATCATCCACGGCACAGAGGACGAGGTGATCGACTTCTCACATGGGCTGGCACTGTATGAGCGCTGCCCAAAGGCCGTGGAGCCGCTGTGGGTGGAGGGCGCTGGGCACAATGACATCGAGCTGTACAGTCAATACCTGGAGCGCCTACGCCGCTTCATCTCCCAGGAGCTGCCCAGCCAGCGTACCTAG